One segment of Mycobacterium spongiae DNA contains the following:
- the carA gene encoding glutamine-hydrolyzing carbamoyl-phosphate synthase small subunit, which translates to MSKALLVLEDGRIFTGTPFGAVGQTLGEAVFSTGMSGYQETLTDPSYHRQILVATAPQIGNTGWNGEDGESRDNKIWVAGYAVRDPSPRASNWRATGTLAEELTRQDIVGIAGIDTRAVVRHLRSRGSMKAGVFSGVALAESPDADELVDRVRAQQPMLGADLAGEVSTTAAYIVEPQGPQRFTVATLDLGVKTNTPRNFARRGIRSHVLPASATFEQIAELNPHGVFLSNGPGDPATADHVVALTREVLGAGIPLFGICFGNQILGRALGLSTYKMVFGHRGINIPVIDHDTGRIAVTAQNHGFALEGEAGQSFDTPFGPAVVSHTCANDGGVEGVRLGDGRAFSVQYHPEAAAGPHDAEYLFDRFVDLMEREGR; encoded by the coding sequence GTGAGTAAAGCCCTGCTGGTCCTTGAGGACGGCCGCATCTTCACCGGAACGCCATTCGGCGCAGTCGGACAGACGCTCGGCGAAGCCGTGTTCAGCACGGGCATGTCCGGCTACCAGGAGACGCTGACTGATCCCAGCTATCACCGCCAGATCCTGGTCGCCACCGCGCCGCAGATAGGCAACACCGGCTGGAATGGTGAGGACGGCGAGAGCCGCGACAACAAGATTTGGGTTGCCGGGTACGCGGTGCGTGACCCGTCGCCACGTGCCTCCAACTGGCGCGCCACTGGCACGCTGGCCGAAGAGCTCACCAGGCAAGACATCGTGGGTATCGCTGGTATCGACACTCGGGCGGTGGTGCGTCATCTGCGCAGTCGCGGCTCGATGAAGGCCGGAGTATTCTCCGGCGTTGCGCTCGCCGAATCCCCCGATGCAGACGAACTCGTCGACCGGGTCCGAGCGCAGCAACCGATGCTGGGTGCTGATCTCGCAGGGGAGGTCAGTACGACCGCTGCCTATATTGTGGAGCCCCAAGGGCCGCAACGTTTTACAGTTGCGACCTTAGACCTGGGGGTTAAGACCAACACGCCGCGCAACTTCGCCCGGCGTGGGATCCGTAGCCATGTGCTACCCGCGTCGGCCACCTTCGAGCAGATCGCCGAGCTCAACCCGCACGGGGTGTTCCTGTCCAATGGTCCTGGCGATCCGGCGACCGCCGATCATGTCGTCGCGCTCACCAGGGAAGTGTTGGGCGCCGGAATTCCTTTGTTCGGAATCTGTTTCGGCAATCAGATCCTGGGCCGGGCACTGGGGTTATCGACCTACAAGATGGTTTTTGGTCATCGCGGGATCAACATCCCGGTCATCGACCACGACACCGGCCGTATCGCGGTCACCGCGCAGAACCACGGCTTCGCGCTCGAAGGGGAAGCCGGCCAGTCCTTCGACACGCCGTTCGGTCCGGCGGTGGTCAGCCACACGTGCGCCAACGACGGGGGTGTGGAGGGTGTCCGGCTCGGTGACGGGCGGGCGTTTTCGGTGCAGTATCACCCCGAGGCCGCAGCCGGTCCACACGATGCCGAGTACCTGTTCGACAGATTTGTTGACCTGATGGAAAGGGAGGGCCGGTAG